The sequence below is a genomic window from Nicotiana tomentosiformis chromosome 6, ASM39032v3, whole genome shotgun sequence.
TGATTTTACGCATTTGATTGATTCCCTTTCCTTCCTTGTATCCTTGAGAGTCTTTTGTCCATTTGACTCATTtcctttcctttcctttcttgttgtCCTCATGTATGCCTTCGATAGATAGATTTGAATTTCATGGTTGTTGGTCCTTCGATTGTTTCTTCCGCCTCTGGTGCACTTTTCTTCCATAGCTTTGGTTAGTGAACCTGCACACATGGTAGATACATTAGTAGAGTCTTTTTGTTTTTGGTCATCATTAAAATCTTAAACTTAACACATATTCATAGTATGCATCCTACCTATAAATGTAACCATATGGTAAAAATGGCATTTGATCTTGCAGAGTTGGTGATTAATAAAATATTACGTAATTATCACACAGAAAAACTGGCGCGAGGCTGTAGTTGCATAGCTTTTATTATCGGAGTCCAAAACTCAAAAGAAGCACAAAAGTATCCTATTTGTGTCATGGGCCAATGAAATTGTGTCGCTATTGTTAGACGTGGGACAGGATCAGAAGTGGATCAAATGCATTTGGTTCCGAAATTATTTGAAGCTATTAGGCTTAAATGTGTTAAAGTTCAATGTTCACTCATAATAAGAATTACACAAGCAAGAATAACTTTACCCACTTTAATGCGAAATTCGGGATATTCACTTATATATTATTAATGATCGTAGCATAGCTTCTCTTCCACATTAGTTTTTTGACTTCTTTTGACAATCATTCATCATTGGTTAATAAATTCGCCTGTAACAACAAATTAAACTTCATAGACCCATTTTTTCTCGTCAACAAGGTCATATTCATCAAATGTTTGTAGAAACTAATCCAACATTCACCATGGTAATTAGGCCAGGACATTAGATTAAAAAAACAATTTTGTGTGACCCCTAAGATCTAAGAATGGCCAAATAAATAATGGCGCAGTATCAGACAATACTAGATCAAAGTCGCATTATTAACATAGAGAATTATTGATTGAACATAGTTAATTAAGATAGGAAATCAGATTAAAAGTCCCGTCACGTATCTCATGATAAGTCACCTGACTATGTGAAATAAAGATCAATTAACAACTAAGGGCCCGTTTTGGACATACAAATTGGTTGagaatttttccaaaaaaaattatttttttcgaaatcagcgtttgttcatacaattttcaattttcacttgaaaatacattttggaaattttcgaaaatttgaaaaactgtaaaaagctgtttttcaaaattttcactcacaaaacttcaaaaacaactcaaactgaaattcatgtccaaacataactctaaatttcaaatatcattttcactttaaAAAAAATTCCATCGTTTTTTCGAATTTTACTATTCTTATGTCCAAAGTAAGTGCGACCAACGAAAACATTATCCCATGGATCGTGCAAGTTGCAACATACAATATCCTAATGATTAGCCAAGACCCATGAATTTTTCTTCACTGTCATATTCCAAATTAAACTTCGATTTGTTCAACACTTGCAattaagctattccaatttcggTGGACGTATATTTCATTTTATTTGAATATTAAACCAGTGCATCTGGACTCCTTGGGTGGCTCGACTATAAGGGCAGTAAAGTAATCGCTTGGGGCCTCAATTTTTTGGAGCTTTCTTAAAAATATATtgtatatgtattttttttttaatgtgtgtacatttaaatttaaaaagaagttttggagtgaaagtaAAATAACTTTAATGTGAGGATCGTTGTAATAATTAGATAATGAAATAATTTTTAATGAATTATTTCCTTACATGGATGGGGTAACTATTTTTTTTTGCCTCATTTATATCCTAACAACTAATACGGacctatattattatttatatatttaccttttttattttctcttttactATTCTTATTCTCAATATTGAAAAGTGTCTCAATAGGCATTGTGGCTTACAAGTTGTCTTTTTCAAAATATGAAGCATTACAACAAGCAATCATTATATTGAATCAATGCAATATTTTTCGATATCATTATATCAACTTATCTTGCTCTATAGTTTCTTACCCTTTGATTTATACTACTATTTATTGTTTCTTGTACTTCGATTATATATCTTATTTATCTGTGATAGTTGCTGCTCCTTTTTAGACTACTTTATCATGAATTATTCGCTTTCATTACTTTCATTTTCATATTGTATTGAATTGATTTTTCTTATCTAACTTTTTTTTTTGTCATACTTTCTCTTGTGCCGAAGGTCTTTCGAAAACAACCCATCTACCTTACGAAGAGGTAAAGTCTGCATACACGCTACCTCCCCAAGCCTCACTTTGTGAGTTTCCATTGGATATGTTGTTGTATATCAAATTATCAAATTCTTAAGCTGATTTTATTATTCCACCTTTATTTTATACttttttattgaaaatttatCATTGATATTCTTACTTAGAGCATCTCTCTGAAATTTGGTTGTAAGCCCTCAATCTTGTTGAGACGGACTCATCGGCTGAACGTTTCAGGGGAAATTAGACCTGGTTATTTATAAGAAAAGAATTGAAAAGATCTGGCTAGTTTGATTCAGCTTATTCAGGAGTGGAGGGGAAAATATATACTCCAATTTAAGGTTGTTTATATTATTTTAGATCAAGTTAGCTAATCCCCAATGCTTTCGCTCTCTAAACTCATAATGAGAAAGAATCATTTTAGACCTATTTCATATTTAACAGAGGGAGAAATTTCCACACAAAAAAATCATAAGACACTTTCATTTGGTTCACGCTAGTTTATTTCTGTACAAAGTACAAACATGCTTTCTTGTCTAAAGGTTGTCCAAACAGCAATATGGTGACACATTCAATTTTTCTAAATTGAGTATAACGAAATGGTTTACATAATTGATTGACTTTCTCCCCTCTCATGGGCTCCGTTCCTTTCTTTTGTTGCCCAACTTCTCTTTCATACTACTAGTACTATTTTTTCCTGTTGGAAAAGGTTCATAAATTAGTTACTTTTGCACTTTTGTTTTAATAAAAATTACCCAAAGTCGACCTTATTTTAACAACTCTCCTATCTTACATAACGAATGTATTCCTATGTAATTTAGTAGTAATAAATAATACTACatattaacattcacaatatgAGTCAAGTAAAGACATTGTATAAAATATTAGTATTCTATAGCTTCCTTCATTATCTAATCTATGTTTCGGTTGTACCATCTGGCAGTTGCGTCACAATCATAATTGAAAAATGACAAAATAGACAGCCTAAAATATATTCTCCTTTAAAGTAATTGGTGGACTTGTTACCAAATAATTCTCTAAAGTCTAATTGAGTACAATTCCCcaaataatcaaaataaaaaatcatcgAGGTGCTAAGGATACGGATATTTCCGTTGGCATTTTGACCCGATCCGACCAATATTTGGACTCTAAATACAGCTTTGATATTTTACCCGCCACGCGGCGCATGTCGGGCCTATCATCTGGCTCCACGTGTACACAGTCCAACCCCAAACGCATTACCTTCTGCGCCACCTCGACCGGAAACGAGTCACGCAACCTCCCGTCCACCCACTTCCTCAACCGCCTCTCCACTCCTACGCCGCCGTCGTCTTCCACATCGCCTCCGCACTCAACCGCTTCCCTCGCCGTCTCTATGACGGAGATTTTCCTGTAATTTCCGGTTGCCTTGTCGTACTTGTACCTCACAGGCTCTTCGCCGGAAAATAATTCCAACAGCACAACTCCGAATGCGTACACGTCGGACTTTTGTGTCGCTACTCCCGTCAGCTGAAATTCCGGTGACATGTAACCTCTCACGCCTTCAAACTCACGAGACTTACTCGACCTCCACTCCGGCGTTGAATCCGCTAACGGCTCCTCGCTGATCTCGCCGCCGCTCGTCACGGCCTTGCTCTCGGCTACACTGCAAAGCTCCGCCGCTCCAAAATGGCAAATCTTCGCATTAAAGGAAGGCTCTGTAACGATGATACCACTACTCTTCACATACTTGTGAACCGGATTTATGTCCAAACCAGTAGTATTATGTATATAATCCAGGCCGTGAGCTATATCGGTGGCGATTTGCATTCGAGACATCCAAGTAGAGAGAATTGTATAGCTGGGATTTCTAGGGTTTCGAAGGCAGAGAGAAAGGTTAGAACCGGCGACAAATTCGTAAACTAAGTAAATGTGATCGCCGGAAATAGATGCGCCGAGAAGCTTAATTATACTTCTGTAATGACTCCTGCAAATGACTGATAATTTTGCCCTTAATTCAGATTTCTCCATGGATTTCTGAATTCTTCGTTGGAAGATAATTACATCTTTGCCATGGAGGGTGCAACGCCATGACTGTGAGGAAGAGGTGGAGGAGTAACGCTTGGCGAGGAAGTTGTTGGTGGCGGCACGAATATCGGCGAAATCATAGACTTGAGGATTATCCGGTAAGGATAACCGGAAACTGGAAAGGGATGCCTGGCTGGAGACGGAGGTGGTTGCGACGGAGGTGTCAAGGCGGTATTCGGATCCGGAGTTGGAGTTGTAGCTGATCCGGTCGCTGCTGTTAGATGGGCCGGAGTGAGGAACTGGGGATTTTGGTGGTTGGGTAGAAGTTGATGAAGATAGCGATTTTGGGTGTCCAGAGGAGCTTCCTTTAGGGGTTATTGAAGAGCGAGATCTTGTAGATGGGCTTGGAATGGGCTGTGCAGCATCCACTGCCATTTTAGTTTTACACATGAACTGGGGATAGTTGAGAATTTGGTTATCGCTTATGACGTGAAAAATCGTAGTTGGGGAAAAAAGATCATTGGAACTTTACGAGACATAGGAACAGTAGATAATGAAAACTGAGTCAAAGAATTCCTTTTGGTGAGtctaataaaataaaagttcCGGTGAGTGGGGGCTGCTATTAATTAGGAAGGTGGGGTAGCTGCAGATGCTTTTGAGGTTAGTAGTTTGGGTTCGTATTCCTTCTGGAAAACACAGGAATAGGACATGCTTTGCTTTGGGGTTTGAAAAAGGACAGGAGTTCGCCTACTCGGAAAAGACATTTCGTGTTGACCGTTTCTTGTGGGGGTGTTTGTTTTTTTGGTAGAGAATAACCCGCCACAATCTATGTCACCGCCTCTACCTGTGAAACTCTATTACGTGCTTGTTAATGTGTATTGAGTATGCTTCTTTTCCTTTAAATATTGGTAATTTACTTGCTTTTATCTAAACAATCTCTGTTTATGATGGTTACTAATTGACATTAATGAATTAATCGTAGAAATGCTTTTTGACATTTGTATGTTGTAAACATCCTTGAGTTTTAGGATGTCCCATTTAATTGAAGAGATCGAATATATGCTTTGAATAATACGAAATTAAGACCAGATCATAGACCAATAATTCAGGACTAAATTTTTTAGATGAGCTAAggcattttttctcaccttttaAAAGCAAAAGAAAATCTTGAACACGTCACATTTGATACGCCAAAGAAGTTTCTGGCTTTTGCATTATCTTTATGCACAAAGGGAGGTTCTTCCGTTGACATTTGACCTCGCACCGATGTAAAGAACAATCCCCAAAAGAAAATAaggagtgagagagagagatgcAATGGTTGCCCTCCTTTTATGTCACTGGCAAAGTACAGTATAATTTAGTTCTAATTTTGTCAAAGATTTCATCTTGGGTCATAATTATCCAATCCCAACAATTTACTCATCGTAAACACAAGggctaatttaaaaaaaaaaaaaagagtaacaAAATACATATAACAGAATGTAGGAATAATTTCTTTGTTTGTGCGTGTCATTAATTCATGAGAAAGGATCatatttcttcaatttttttaGAAGTTCGAACGAATCATTATGTGGAAGGACCTCCAAATACTTCTCTCTTTCGATCTaattgttctttttctttttcctagaGGTTTCAACTTTCAACTTGTTTCATTTAACCCAAGGCTTCTGTACCATTTGACAAATACAAATCGATCAGTGCGACACAGTGTAGTATGACCATTACTCCATCCGGTccactttaaataattttttatttgttttcatACATATTAAGAAATCTACCTTTTAGTATTAATTAACAATATAATTtatcatattaaccttaatttgtttattgaaaatacaacaaatactcctaggctctttactcaaatgataaatttaaaaaaaaaattaattctttcttaatatttaaaaaaatcaaatattatgaaccataaaaaaaacaaaaaaatcactAAAAATGAACGAAAGAAAATAGTCTATAGCCGCCAGAGAAAGTAAATGCTGCGATTATGTGACAAACAATATTGTCAAATGACACTAAATGATTAACAAAAGGAGGGCAACGAAATCAATGGGATACGTAAAGAGAGAATGTATAGTCTTTTGACTGAAAAATGAACTCAAGATTACTTGAGGCTACaagaaattttattttaagtttcatATGCCATGTAATACTTATGTGAGACACATCTGGAGTTTATGGGACCATTTATTCTAACATCTTCTCCTTCAATGTCACTTTCAATCAAGGCAAAGGCTCCTCCCTCTTTCTCTTtcttgttctttctttttttcttaaacacTTCATCTTCCTCCTCCCTACAGTCTACAGACCTATGTAATGGATCTGTGACTGTAAGCTCTACACTATTTTTTCAGAAAAAGAAGATGTTTCCtgagaaaaatc
It includes:
- the LOC104087141 gene encoding lysM domain receptor-like kinase 3, whose translation is MCKTKMAVDAAQPIPSPSTRSRSSITPKGSSSGHPKSLSSSTSTQPPKSPVPHSGPSNSSDRISYNSNSGSEYRLDTSVATTSVSSQASLSSFRLSLPDNPQVYDFADIRAATNNFLAKRYSSTSSSQSWRCTLHGKDVIIFQRRIQKSMEKSELRAKLSVICRSHYRSIIKLLGASISGDHIYLVYEFVAGSNLSLCLRNPRNPSYTILSTWMSRMQIATDIAHGLDYIHNTTGLDINPVHKYVKSSGIIVTEPSFNAKICHFGAAELCSVAESKAVTSGGEISEEPLADSTPEWRSSKSREFEGVRGYMSPEFQLTGVATQKSDVYAFGVVLLELFSGEEPVRYKYDKATGNYRKISVIETAREAVECGGDVEDDGGVGVERRLRKWVDGRLRDSFPVEVAQKVMRLGLDCVHVEPDDRPDMRRVAGKISKLYLESKYWSDRVKMPTEISVSLAPR